Proteins encoded together in one Oceanobacillus iheyensis HTE831 window:
- a CDS encoding TetR/AcrR family transcriptional regulator: MKENYTDLRIIRTQKAIRTAFVELIRDKGFDAVTVKEITNKAEINRGTFYVHYEDKHDLMIKSQEEVIEEMASLIKKNLPKIIDDFSHSGTTKIPFQLAVIIFQYINDNSNFIQAVLSPKGDLSFHSRLKEFIWGSIFNNNYNNIIDEDKTIVPGKYIVSYIASAHLGVIQEWIESGRKESPEHMAQVLSTITINGAYYAAGIKK, translated from the coding sequence ATGAAAGAAAACTATACAGATTTAAGGATTATAAGGACTCAGAAAGCAATTCGAACTGCTTTTGTTGAATTGATTCGTGATAAAGGATTTGATGCTGTTACTGTGAAAGAAATTACAAACAAAGCAGAGATAAATCGAGGAACTTTTTACGTTCATTATGAAGATAAGCATGACTTAATGATCAAAAGCCAAGAAGAAGTAATAGAGGAAATGGCTAGCCTTATTAAAAAAAACCTCCCTAAAATTATAGACGATTTTAGTCATTCAGGAACAACTAAAATACCTTTTCAACTAGCAGTTATTATTTTTCAATACATAAATGATAACAGTAACTTCATACAAGCAGTTCTAAGTCCAAAAGGTGATCTGTCTTTTCATTCAAGATTAAAAGAATTTATTTGGGGTTCTATATTTAATAATAATTACAACAATATTATTGATGAAGATAAGACAATAGTTCCTGGGAAATATATTGTCTCATATATTGCTTCAGCTCATTTGGGTGTTATTCAAGAATGGATTGAAAGTGGAAGAAAAGAATCCCCAGAACATATGGCGCAAGTTCTATCCACAATTACAATTAATGGGGCTTATTATGCGGCTGGCATTAAAAAATAA
- a CDS encoding alpha/beta fold hydrolase produces MRYIFVHGLGQDSSSWQETISYMGETAEILCPDLFELLEGKELTYKNLYVAFSEYVAAISGTVVIIGLSLGAVLALNFAIDHSEKVQSLVLISPQYRMPKFLLTVQYNIFRFMPESSFRKLGSSKDAFILLTKSMVDLDFSKDVKRVSCNTLILCGNRDKVNKRASKRLAKYIRKAEFHEIEDAGHEMNEDNPEKLATAVVGFLWG; encoded by the coding sequence ATGCGGTATATCTTTGTTCATGGATTAGGTCAAGACTCTTCAAGTTGGCAGGAAACTATCTCTTACATGGGTGAAACTGCTGAAATTCTATGTCCTGATTTATTTGAGCTACTTGAAGGTAAGGAATTAACGTATAAAAATTTATACGTGGCTTTTTCTGAATATGTAGCCGCTATATCTGGAACAGTAGTTATTATTGGTCTGTCATTAGGAGCAGTTCTTGCGTTAAATTTTGCTATTGACCATTCAGAAAAGGTTCAGTCTTTAGTGTTGATATCCCCACAATATAGGATGCCGAAATTCTTATTAACAGTTCAATATAATATTTTTAGGTTTATGCCGGAATCGTCGTTTCGAAAACTTGGTTCTAGTAAAGATGCTTTTATACTATTAACTAAGTCAATGGTAGATTTAGATTTTAGTAAAGATGTGAAAAGGGTCTCGTGCAATACTTTGATTCTATGCGGGAACAGGGACAAAGTGAATAAAAGAGCATCGAAGAGGTTGGCGAAGTATATACGCAAAGCAGAATTTCATGAAATTGAAGATGCGGGACATGAGATGAATGAAGATAATCCAGAAAAATTAGCAACTGCTGTTGTTGGTTTTTTGTGGGGATAA
- a CDS encoding thiol-disulfide oxidoreductase DCC family protein, with protein MNKHIVFFDAECPLCRTVKAVLKSLDWNNTIFWYPVQELSDSIKERANNYKNMYDEIYMYTKDNRILTGFNTVRKILSLLPATIPLALLLYLPFAQKIGDPAYRFISTRRYKWFGRVPYNKL; from the coding sequence TTGAATAAACATATTGTATTTTTCGATGCTGAATGCCCTTTATGTAGGACAGTGAAGGCAGTACTGAAAAGTCTGGACTGGAATAACACCATTTTCTGGTACCCTGTTCAGGAATTAAGTGATTCAATCAAAGAGAGAGCCAATAACTATAAAAATATGTATGACGAAATCTATATGTATACAAAAGATAATCGTATACTGACAGGGTTTAATACCGTCCGCAAGATTCTTTCTTTACTACCAGCCACTATCCCTTTAGCTTTATTGCTTTATTTACCGTTCGCACAAAAAATTGGTGATCCTGCATACCGCTTTATTTCAACTCGCCGTTATAAATGGTTTGGAAGGGTGCCTTATAATAAGCTGTAA
- a CDS encoding Tex family protein, with amino-acid sequence MSEIDKSLLKIVTNETGVATTTVEKVIALLDEGNTVPFIARYRKEVTGGLDEVKIKSIQDKWNYVVNLSERKQEVLRIIEEQGKLTKELENDIKAATQLQRVEDLYRPYKQKRRTRATIAKEKGLEPLALLVWSQEKDIDLQEEAKQYFSEEHELHTTEDVLQGINDIIAEWISDDAKYRDYIRDITFKRGLIQSEVKKQEDDEKGIYEMYYSYSEAVRSLVSHRILALNRGEKEKILKVQIEPPVEQITSYLEKQTIKNNSNEQITNSLKAAVEDSYKRLIQPSIEREIRNELTEKAEAQAIEVFSVNLKNLLLQPPLKGKVVLSVDPAFRTGCKLAVVDETGKVHHIGVIYPTAPKNDVKGAEKVVLQLIEQFSVELIAIGNGTASRETEQFISDVIRNKELDLPYIIVNEAGASVYSASPLAREEFPDLQVEERSAVSIARRVQDPLAELVKIDPKSIGVGQYQHDVSQKELSGSLSFVVETAVNQVGVNVNTASSSLLQYVSGLSKTVANNMVKQRNEEGKFTNRKQLKKIPRLGAKTYEQAIGFLRIPDGDTILDRTPIHPESYDQTKNLLQMLGYTENDIGSEKLQQDLNNIDKKATAEKLEIGLPTLEDIMEALGKPGRDPRDDFPQPLLKKNVMNMEDLKSGMELQGTVRNVVDFGVFVDIGVKQDGLVHISKMSKQFVKHPMDIASVGDVVTVWVDQVDVQKGRIALTMVGNDGK; translated from the coding sequence ATGTCTGAAATAGATAAAAGTTTGTTAAAAATCGTAACGAATGAAACTGGAGTGGCAACAACTACTGTTGAAAAAGTCATTGCATTACTAGATGAAGGAAATACGGTTCCTTTCATCGCAAGGTATCGTAAAGAAGTAACCGGTGGATTAGATGAAGTAAAAATTAAGTCAATTCAAGACAAATGGAATTATGTAGTTAACCTTTCTGAACGTAAGCAAGAAGTTCTACGAATCATTGAAGAACAAGGAAAACTTACGAAAGAGCTAGAAAATGATATAAAAGCAGCTACGCAATTACAACGAGTAGAAGATTTATATCGCCCGTATAAGCAAAAGCGCAGGACGAGAGCTACTATTGCGAAAGAAAAAGGATTAGAACCTTTGGCGCTTCTCGTTTGGTCACAAGAGAAGGATATTGATTTACAAGAAGAGGCAAAGCAATATTTCTCTGAAGAACATGAATTACATACAACGGAGGATGTATTGCAAGGTATAAATGATATTATCGCAGAATGGATATCTGACGATGCCAAATACCGTGACTACATCCGTGATATTACCTTTAAGCGTGGACTCATTCAATCGGAAGTGAAAAAACAAGAGGACGATGAAAAAGGCATATATGAAATGTACTATTCATATAGCGAAGCAGTGCGCTCATTAGTATCTCATCGTATTTTGGCATTGAACAGAGGGGAAAAAGAAAAAATACTAAAAGTACAAATTGAACCTCCTGTTGAACAAATTACATCCTATTTAGAGAAGCAAACGATTAAAAATAATAGTAATGAACAAATTACCAATTCTTTGAAAGCGGCAGTCGAGGATAGCTATAAACGACTTATCCAGCCATCTATCGAACGAGAGATTCGTAATGAACTCACAGAGAAAGCAGAAGCACAAGCTATTGAAGTGTTCTCTGTTAATCTGAAAAACCTATTATTACAGCCACCGTTAAAAGGGAAAGTTGTCTTAAGCGTTGACCCTGCATTTAGAACGGGTTGTAAACTAGCTGTAGTAGACGAGACTGGAAAAGTTCATCATATTGGGGTGATCTATCCAACAGCTCCGAAAAATGATGTCAAAGGTGCAGAAAAAGTTGTTTTACAACTCATTGAACAGTTTAGTGTAGAATTAATAGCTATTGGAAATGGGACGGCTTCTCGTGAAACAGAGCAATTTATTTCCGATGTTATCCGAAATAAAGAGTTAGATTTACCATATATTATTGTTAACGAAGCTGGTGCAAGTGTTTATTCCGCATCTCCTCTTGCTAGAGAAGAGTTCCCAGATCTCCAAGTTGAAGAAAGAAGTGCGGTGTCTATTGCCAGGCGTGTACAGGATCCTTTAGCAGAACTTGTAAAGATTGATCCGAAATCGATCGGAGTAGGTCAATACCAACATGATGTGAGTCAAAAAGAGTTATCCGGTTCGTTGTCATTCGTAGTAGAAACAGCGGTTAACCAAGTTGGTGTAAATGTAAATACTGCTTCTTCTTCATTATTGCAATATGTATCGGGATTAAGTAAAACAGTAGCGAATAATATGGTAAAGCAGCGTAATGAGGAAGGGAAATTTACGAACCGTAAGCAATTAAAGAAAATACCAAGACTTGGAGCGAAAACCTATGAGCAAGCAATAGGGTTCTTGAGAATTCCTGATGGAGACACTATTCTTGATCGCACTCCAATTCACCCGGAAAGCTATGATCAAACAAAAAATCTACTACAAATGTTAGGCTATACAGAGAATGATATCGGTAGTGAAAAGTTACAACAGGATCTAAATAATATAGATAAAAAAGCTACTGCTGAGAAATTAGAGATAGGGTTACCGACATTAGAAGATATAATGGAAGCTCTAGGGAAACCTGGAAGGGATCCACGTGATGACTTCCCTCAACCATTGTTAAAAAAGAATGTCATGAATATGGAAGATTTAAAATCAGGTATGGAACTACAAGGAACAGTGAGAAATGTAGTTGATTTTGGCGTATTTGTTGATATTGGTGTTAAGCAAGATGGACTTGTGCATATTTCGAAGATGTCAAAGCAATTCGTTAAACATCCAATGGATATTGCTTCAGTTGGAGATGTGGTGACAGTCTGGGTTGATCAAGTCGATGTACAAAAAGGTAGAATTGCCTTAACGATGGTTGGAAATGATGGTAAATAA
- a CDS encoding SprT family protein — MKLPSDIELFELVDKLSLTYFNKHFIDKVYFNTRLRTTGGRYLPSKRVIELNPKYVLESNKEEFYGIIKHELCHYHLHIEGKGYKHGDRDFKELLKATGSPRHCSPLPSQQREYRYKYQCIQCGFVYKRVRKVNMRKYRCGKCRGSLKEI, encoded by the coding sequence ATGAAACTTCCTAGTGATATAGAATTGTTCGAATTAGTCGATAAGCTATCCTTAACGTATTTTAATAAACATTTTATAGACAAGGTGTATTTCAATACTCGTTTAAGAACTACTGGTGGAAGATACCTGCCGAGTAAAAGGGTAATTGAACTAAATCCGAAATATGTATTAGAGAGTAATAAAGAAGAGTTTTATGGAATAATAAAACATGAGTTATGTCATTATCACCTTCATATAGAAGGGAAAGGATATAAACATGGAGATCGTGATTTTAAAGAGCTCTTAAAAGCTACAGGATCTCCAAGGCATTGTTCGCCACTACCTTCACAACAGAGAGAATATCGTTATAAATATCAATGTATTCAATGTGGTTTTGTGTATAAAAGAGTAAGAAAGGTTAATATGAGAAAGTATAGGTGTGGCAAATGCAGAGGCAGTTTAAAGGAAATTTAA
- a CDS encoding HXXEE domain-containing protein, whose amino-acid sequence MKFLLRHFYNISAFIGIAIIIGTIIFWSDLSVLQRLALLNLAVLNFHFYEEFGFPGGFPMFANTMFAYKDSPRPERFPLNQMSAFLTNWGTAVVLYVPPIFFPDTIWFGLAPILFGGFAQLIVHGIVNNKMLKSYYNAGLLSVLLGHLPIAIVYIIYIQTHNMASIWDYIIGIVIMVVWYVVGIRIIINKSLEDMNSPYPFAPEEMVRFKNNKI is encoded by the coding sequence ATGAAGTTTTTGCTAAGGCACTTTTATAATATCAGCGCATTTATAGGGATCGCTATTATCATAGGTACAATTATTTTTTGGTCGGATTTAAGCGTGCTACAAAGGCTCGCTTTATTAAACTTAGCCGTTTTAAATTTTCATTTTTATGAGGAGTTTGGTTTTCCTGGTGGGTTTCCTATGTTCGCTAATACTATGTTTGCTTACAAAGATAGCCCTAGACCTGAAAGATTCCCTCTTAATCAAATGTCAGCATTCCTGACTAATTGGGGAACAGCTGTAGTTTTATATGTGCCACCAATTTTCTTTCCAGATACAATTTGGTTTGGTTTAGCTCCTATACTATTTGGTGGATTTGCCCAACTCATTGTCCATGGCATCGTAAATAATAAAATGCTAAAAAGTTACTATAACGCTGGATTGTTATCAGTTCTTTTAGGACATTTACCAATAGCAATTGTATATATAATTTACATTCAGACTCATAATATGGCTTCCATTTGGGATTATATTATAGGAATTGTTATTATGGTTGTTTGGTATGTTGTAGGCATTCGCATAATTATAAATAAATCACTAGAAGATATGAATTCTCCTTACCCTTTCGCACCAGAAGAAATGGTTCGTTTTAAAAATAATAAGATATAA
- a CDS encoding SpoIIE family protein phosphatase has protein sequence MISGEHVDVSVFQEPKKGNYECGDSYFYIELENEFLCVIADGLGSGEIAKESSQVVIDIIKSQVQAPVEEIIRVCNGELAGKRGVVLGILKINFDNNIAAFSSIGNIGIMVLEEGKKKKRNIPNAGYLGSFNRKCKVMTYELRKNTNLIMFSDGVHDKELSQQFFVDSNVDTIIDTYRQTTDKIRQDDTTLIAMRFKK, from the coding sequence TTGATTTCTGGAGAACATGTAGATGTCTCTGTATTTCAAGAACCAAAAAAAGGGAATTATGAATGTGGAGATAGCTATTTTTATATAGAGTTGGAAAATGAATTTCTATGTGTAATAGCAGATGGACTTGGGAGCGGAGAGATTGCCAAGGAGTCATCTCAGGTTGTGATTGATATTATTAAAAGCCAAGTTCAAGCACCAGTAGAAGAAATTATTCGTGTATGTAATGGAGAGTTAGCTGGAAAAAGAGGAGTCGTCCTTGGAATATTAAAGATAAATTTCGATAACAATATAGCGGCATTTTCTTCGATTGGTAATATTGGAATCATGGTCTTAGAAGAAGGGAAAAAGAAAAAGCGAAATATCCCTAACGCTGGCTATCTTGGTAGTTTTAATCGAAAATGTAAAGTAATGACATATGAGCTCAGAAAAAACACAAACTTAATCATGTTTTCAGATGGAGTGCATGATAAAGAACTATCTCAGCAGTTTTTTGTTGATTCTAATGTTGATACAATAATTGATACCTACCGGCAGACTACGGATAAAATAAGGCAAGATGATACTACTTTAATTGCAATGCGTTTTAAGAAATAA
- a CDS encoding catalase, producing MSNKRNTLTTASGAPVGDNQNSITAGHNGPTLLQDFHLLEKLAHFNRERIPERVVHAKGAGAHGYFEVTNDEISKYTKADFLSEKGKRTDMFIRFSTVAGEQGSADTVRDPRGFAVKFYTEEGNYDLVGNNTPIFFIRDAIKFPDFIHTQKRNPQTHLKDKDMVWDFWSLSPESLHQVTYLHSDRGLPATLRHMNGYGSHTFKWVNAEGEAFWVKYHFISEQGIKNLDPALADKIAGENPDYHTEDLFNAIEEGDHPAWKLYVQIMPYEDAKTYKWDPFDVTKIWSKKDYPRIEVGRMVLDRNPENYFAEVEQAAFSPGQFVPGIEASPDKMLQGRLFGYSDAHRYRLGANHHSIPVNRPKNEVNNYQRDGFMSVDGNGGNKPNYEPNSVNGPTEDSEAKINPFEIYGQADSVTYDSDDHYTQAGDLYRLMSADEKDRLVEAFVGHMTPVTKDEIKLRQIEHIYKADAEWGERVAQGLGLQVPESVK from the coding sequence TTGAGTAATAAAAGAAACACATTAACAACTGCTTCTGGAGCTCCAGTAGGCGATAACCAAAACTCAATTACAGCTGGTCATAACGGACCTACACTACTACAAGATTTTCATTTACTAGAAAAGCTTGCTCATTTTAATAGAGAACGTATCCCTGAGCGTGTTGTACACGCAAAAGGTGCAGGTGCACATGGATACTTCGAAGTTACAAATGACGAAATATCTAAGTATACAAAAGCTGATTTCCTTAGTGAAAAAGGTAAACGCACGGATATGTTCATCCGCTTCTCTACAGTTGCTGGTGAGCAAGGTTCAGCAGATACTGTACGTGACCCTCGTGGTTTCGCGGTTAAATTTTATACTGAAGAAGGAAACTACGATTTAGTTGGTAACAATACACCTATCTTCTTCATTCGTGATGCGATTAAATTCCCAGATTTTATTCACACACAAAAACGTAATCCACAAACTCATTTAAAAGATAAAGACATGGTATGGGATTTCTGGTCATTATCTCCAGAATCATTACACCAAGTTACGTATCTTCATAGTGACCGTGGTCTTCCAGCTACATTGCGTCACATGAACGGATATGGAAGTCATACGTTCAAATGGGTGAATGCAGAAGGAGAAGCATTCTGGGTTAAATATCACTTTATTAGTGAACAAGGAATTAAAAACCTAGACCCTGCTCTAGCAGATAAAATTGCTGGTGAAAACCCAGATTACCATACAGAAGATCTATTTAATGCAATCGAAGAAGGCGATCACCCTGCTTGGAAACTATATGTACAAATTATGCCTTACGAAGATGCAAAAACGTACAAATGGGATCCATTTGATGTAACAAAAATCTGGTCTAAAAAAGACTACCCTCGTATTGAAGTTGGACGCATGGTATTAGATCGTAATCCGGAGAACTACTTTGCAGAAGTAGAACAAGCTGCATTCTCTCCTGGTCAATTCGTACCTGGAATTGAAGCATCTCCAGATAAAATGCTTCAAGGTCGTTTATTCGGTTATTCTGATGCACATCGCTACCGTCTAGGAGCAAACCATCATAGTATTCCAGTAAATCGTCCTAAAAACGAAGTAAATAATTATCAGCGTGATGGCTTTATGAGCGTAGATGGTAATGGCGGTAACAAGCCAAATTATGAACCGAATAGCGTAAATGGCCCTACAGAAGATAGTGAAGCTAAAATCAATCCATTTGAAATTTATGGTCAAGCAGATAGTGTAACTTACGATAGTGATGATCACTATACTCAAGCAGGAGATCTTTATCGACTTATGTCAGCAGATGAAAAAGATCGTCTAGTTGAAGCATTTGTAGGTCATATGACTCCAGTTACTAAAGATGAAATTAAACTTCGTCAAATCGAGCATATCTATAAAGCAGACGCTGAATGGGGAGAGCGCGTAGCTCAAGGTCTTGGGTTACAAGTTCCAGAAAGCGTAAAATAA
- a CDS encoding HXXEE domain-containing protein, whose product MIFFGVHTLSHIEIILVASFMALLIHQYEEYALPGGAPVIINRALYGETKDYDRFPGNKQSSLVVNMLGWLVYIIPIFFPQFIWLGLGSMFFGFFQFLGHGIQMNLKTKSFYNPGLLAVVLLHVPIGIYYMIYVHSQGLVTGMDYLYGIIAFVISVLVSIGPVKLLQDRKSPYPLTNEEMNRFNIVEKLNKRGVK is encoded by the coding sequence ATGATTTTCTTCGGTGTTCACACGCTATCCCATATAGAGATTATACTTGTAGCATCTTTTATGGCATTGCTCATTCATCAGTATGAAGAATACGCACTCCCTGGAGGTGCTCCCGTTATAATAAACCGTGCATTGTACGGTGAAACTAAAGATTATGACCGATTCCCAGGAAACAAACAAAGTAGTCTAGTGGTTAATATGTTGGGCTGGTTAGTGTATATCATCCCTATATTCTTTCCACAATTCATATGGTTAGGTCTAGGTTCCATGTTTTTTGGTTTCTTTCAATTTTTAGGTCATGGTATACAAATGAATTTAAAAACAAAAAGTTTTTACAATCCTGGACTTTTAGCTGTTGTTTTACTCCATGTACCAATTGGTATATATTATATGATCTATGTACATTCACAAGGATTAGTAACCGGAATGGACTACTTGTACGGTATTATAGCTTTTGTAATTTCAGTCTTAGTAAGCATCGGACCCGTGAAATTATTGCAAGACAGAAAATCACCATATCCTTTAACTAATGAAGAAATGAATCGTTTTAATATTGTTGAGAAATTAAATAAAAGAGGCGTTAAATAG
- a CDS encoding pentapeptide repeat-containing protein, with product MKIDAPKIPEDLKARRFTDIFFLEDPEFEMCMVTDSEFVDEVLDRMRLYKTVIRNCNFTNTDFSRIDLTDVCFENCDLSNANLSNASMNRVEFLNCKLLGSNLTDSYIGNAIFRESILNMGLFGNSKLEKVIFDNTELESADLFDCKLKKVEFLSCNLNGVNFDETSLKGIDISTSYFDFLTVSMKNLKGCIVSSSQAIQFASLLGLKIK from the coding sequence GTGAAAATTGATGCACCCAAAATCCCTGAAGATCTAAAAGCGAGAAGATTTACAGATATTTTTTTTTTAGAAGATCCGGAATTTGAAATGTGTATGGTTACCGATTCTGAATTTGTCGATGAAGTACTTGATCGAATGCGATTATATAAAACAGTAATTAGGAACTGTAATTTTACAAATACGGATTTTAGCCGAATAGATCTTACCGATGTGTGCTTTGAGAATTGTGATTTATCCAACGCTAATTTGAGCAATGCCTCCATGAATCGAGTTGAGTTTCTTAATTGTAAGTTACTTGGTAGTAACTTAACAGATTCTTATATCGGTAATGCGATATTTCGGGAATCGATTCTAAATATGGGGCTGTTCGGTAACTCAAAACTTGAAAAGGTGATTTTTGATAATACGGAGTTAGAAAGTGCTGACCTTTTTGATTGTAAGCTTAAAAAAGTAGAATTTCTTTCATGCAATCTTAATGGGGTAAACTTTGATGAGACATCGTTAAAAGGAATTGACATAAGCACATCTTATTTTGATTTTTTGACAGTTTCAATGAAAAATCTAAAAGGATGTATAGTATCATCGTCTCAAGCGATACAATTTGCTTCGCTATTAGGTTTAAAAATTAAATAG
- a CDS encoding FAD-dependent monooxygenase, which yields MKEEVLIIGAGPTGLAMAIGLEKQGVSFRIVDKKSAPGTASRAMAVQARVLESYYQFGIDQEIIQNGIIIDQTNIIKDREKIVSIPFGSIGGEISPYPYVLSIPQDVHERILVKYLESKNISIEWDTEVTNLIEEEDYVDVILNEGDAEENQHFKYICGCDGAHSIVRKQAKIDFPGDTYNERFFVADVEIEEDQNGMSVGFRKEAFCLAMNICHSSSVRLIGIIPKDFKGEEPETFHPIIPYAEKILPLKIRSVNWYSPYKIHCRVAEKFKSGRLFLLGDAGHIHSPAGGQGMNTGIMDAFNLSWKLAFVLKGKLNEDVLRTYEEERIAFAKSLVSTTDKVFQSVVKSKILKNFIIPYIVPKLSKSKKLKTKLFKVISQVKINYRDSILSKGRVGKIKAGDRLPWIQKNNINNYDALKSVDWQIHVYGKNSKKLNRLSQSFSIPVHYYKWSKVAKRKKVEKNSIFLVRPDGYIAVVITKKEIDVLKNYLNKLGLK from the coding sequence ATGAAAGAGGAAGTATTAATTATTGGAGCGGGTCCTACAGGTTTAGCTATGGCAATTGGATTAGAAAAACAAGGTGTTTCATTTCGAATTGTAGATAAAAAATCAGCACCAGGTACTGCCTCAAGAGCAATGGCGGTTCAAGCTAGGGTGTTAGAATCCTATTATCAATTTGGGATTGATCAAGAAATCATTCAAAACGGTATTATTATTGACCAAACTAATATTATCAAAGATAGAGAAAAAATAGTAAGTATACCATTTGGAAGTATAGGTGGTGAAATTAGTCCCTATCCTTATGTATTAAGTATTCCTCAAGATGTACATGAAAGAATACTTGTTAAGTATTTAGAGTCCAAAAATATATCAATTGAATGGGATACCGAAGTTACGAATTTAATAGAAGAAGAGGATTATGTTGATGTTATATTAAATGAAGGCGATGCCGAAGAAAACCAACACTTTAAATATATATGTGGGTGTGATGGTGCTCATAGTATTGTTAGAAAACAGGCAAAGATAGATTTCCCAGGAGATACTTATAATGAGAGATTTTTTGTTGCTGATGTAGAAATTGAAGAAGATCAAAATGGTATGAGTGTTGGTTTTAGAAAAGAAGCGTTTTGTTTAGCTATGAACATTTGTCATTCTAGCAGTGTGCGTTTAATAGGGATTATTCCTAAAGATTTTAAAGGAGAAGAACCTGAGACATTTCATCCGATTATCCCTTATGCAGAAAAGATCTTGCCACTAAAAATAAGGAGTGTGAACTGGTATTCGCCTTATAAAATTCATTGCCGGGTTGCAGAGAAATTTAAAAGTGGAAGATTGTTCTTGTTAGGTGATGCAGGACATATTCATAGTCCGGCAGGTGGTCAAGGTATGAATACAGGTATAATGGATGCTTTTAATCTTTCTTGGAAGTTAGCATTTGTATTGAAAGGGAAATTAAATGAAGATGTTTTAAGAACCTATGAAGAAGAGCGTATAGCATTTGCAAAATCATTAGTATCAACAACAGATAAAGTATTCCAAAGCGTTGTGAAGAGTAAAATTCTTAAAAACTTTATCATACCTTATATAGTACCGAAATTAAGTAAAAGTAAGAAGTTAAAGACAAAGCTCTTCAAGGTCATTTCACAAGTGAAAATTAATTATCGTGATAGTATTCTTAGTAAAGGACGAGTGGGGAAGATTAAAGCTGGAGATCGTTTGCCATGGATACAAAAAAACAATATCAACAATTATGATGCATTAAAGAGTGTTGATTGGCAAATTCATGTTTATGGTAAAAATAGTAAGAAACTGAACAGGTTGTCTCAATCTTTTAGTATACCAGTACACTATTATAAATGGTCGAAAGTCGCTAAGCGAAAGAAAGTTGAAAAGAATTCTATATTTTTAGTTCGACCGGACGGGTATATTGCTGTAGTAATAACGAAAAAAGAAATAGATGTGCTTAAAAATTACTTGAATAAATTGGGGCTGAAATAA